The DNA region ATTACTGTTGGCGTTTCCTTCGGCGCTTCCTGTTCCTGCGCCCGGCTATTCGACTCCTTTTGGCATTATTATTTTTCTGATTGCAGGTCAATTGGTGATCGGTCGTCAGAGTTTGTTACTGCCGATTTCCTGGCAACGTAAAACGATTCAGACTGAAAAAATCCGTGGCATCCTTAAAAAAGGCTTACCGTGGCTGCAAAAGGTGGAGGCGATCGCCCACCCACGTTTACCGATGGTCTGTCAGACCCAAGTGGGTCGGATGATGATGGGCTGTACCATTTGTTTGATGGCGATTTCGATGAGTATTCCGATTCCAGGGACAAATACCTTACCTGCGATCAGCGTATTTTTGACTGCATTTGGTTTGCAAGAAGACGATGGCTTAATTAGCGCTGCGGGTATGGTGCTCTCAATTCTGATTGCTGTGCTGATGGCTTCTGTTATTTATGTCTTTTTCAATGGTGGCTTGAGCTTAATTGATATCGTCAAGGATTGGATTAAGCCGTAATTCTGAAGTTTGTTTTGCTAAGCTGAGAATAATCTTTAAAGCTTTTCTGCGGGCGATCGCCGCCCCATTGCTGAGAACTGTATGGCGCGTCCCAAGCACAAATTTTTGAAACGAATCTATCAAAAAGAACCCATTTCTAGTTTTCTGATCGTTATGGGTCTCATCCAACTGGTAATCGGTGGCGTAGATAGTCAGTGGAATTTATTTTCCCTTGGATTTGGGCTCGTGTTGGGGGCTTTCTTCGTGCGTTGGTCGCAGACTCGAAAGCATCGTCTGGAGAGCGAACGAGTTTTACCGAGACGTTATCTTTCGCCTAGTAAATCACCAAGACCTTTGCCGCGTTGGGATGATGAATAAACGATTGAGATTATTGTGCCGTCAGAAATAGCTCAGTTAAAAATTGGTGAAGTTGCAAAATTAAGTGCGCTGCCTGTTAAAACGATTCGTTACTATGCGAATCTTGGTTTGCTCTCAGCGGTGATGGGGCGATCGCCAAAAGGTTATCGATTGTTTGCTTCGACAGTATTAAATCGCTTAGCTTTTATCAAACGCGCCCAGTCATTAGGATTAAGTCTCCAGGAAATTGGTGACATTTTATCGATTCATGATGGCGGCGCTTTACCCTGTGGTGTGGTGAAACAGCAGCTCCAGGATAAATTAGCTGATATCAATGCTCAAATTACTGAACTGGTTACCCTGAGGGCAGAGTTACAAGGTATTCTGTCAGGTTGGCAGGATTTTCCGGAGCAGAACGGCAATCGGCCAACCATCTGCCCCAACTTACAAAAATGACTCAAGCATGACTCCCCTACAAATTGATTGGTTTTTACAACTGAAAAA from [Leptolyngbya] sp. PCC 7376 includes:
- a CDS encoding exopolysaccharide biosynthesis protein — protein: MARLSKELTRYFFEEDRGETVSLAQVIALAEEKVFGIVLLLLAFPSALPVPAPGYSTPFGIIIFLIAGQLVIGRQSLLLPISWQRKTIQTEKIRGILKKGLPWLQKVEAIAHPRLPMVCQTQVGRMMMGCTICLMAISMSIPIPGTNTLPAISVFLTAFGLQEDDGLISAAGMVLSILIAVLMASVIYVFFNGGLSLIDIVKDWIKP
- a CDS encoding heavy metal-responsive transcriptional regulator — its product is MPSEIAQLKIGEVAKLSALPVKTIRYYANLGLLSAVMGRSPKGYRLFASTVLNRLAFIKRAQSLGLSLQEIGDILSIHDGGALPCGVVKQQLQDKLADINAQITELVTLRAELQGILSGWQDFPEQNGNRPTICPNLQK